Proteins encoded together in one Apus apus isolate bApuApu2 chromosome Z, bApuApu2.pri.cur, whole genome shotgun sequence window:
- the LOC127395534 gene encoding fructose-bisphosphate aldolase B encodes MTHQFPALSPEQKKALSDIAQRIVASGKGILAADESVGTMGNRLQRINVENTEENRRAFREILFTSDASINQSIGGVILFHETLYQKDSTGKPFPTLIKEKGIVVGIKLDKGTAPLAGTNGETTIQGLDGLAERCAQYKKDGVDFGKWRAVLKITSTTPSQLAIQENANALARYASICQQHGLVPIVEPEVLPDGDHDLQRCQYVTEKVLAAVYKALNDHHVYLEGTLLKPNMVMAGHSCPKKYTPQDVAVATVTTLLRTVPAAVPGICFLSGGQSEEEASVNLNAMNQLPLPKPWKLTFSYGRALQASALAAWVGKSENKKAAQEAFRKRAQINSLACKGQYVTSGKTDTAATQSLFTASYTY; translated from the exons ATGACCCACCAGTTCCCAGcgctgtctccagagcagaagaAAGCTCTATCAGACATTGCTCAGCGGATTGTGGCTTCAGGAAAGGGAATCTTAGCTGCAGATGAGTCAGTGG GTACCATGGGCAACAGGCTGCAGAGGATCAACGTGGAGAACACAGAGGAGAACCGCCGGGCTTTTCGAGAGATCCTCTTCACTTCAGATGCTTCCATCAACCAGAGCATTGGGGGAGTGATCCTCTTCCACGAGACTCTCTATCAGAAGGACAGCACTGGAAAGCCATTCCCAACTCTCATCAAAGAAAAAGGCATTGTGGTGGGAATAAAG CTGGATAAGGGCACAGCACCCCTTGCAGGAACAAATGGAGAAACTACCATCCAAG ggctggatggACTGGCTGAGCGCTGTgcccagtacaagaaagatggTGTGGACTTTGGCAAGTGGCGTGCAGTGCTGAAGATCACCAGCACAACACCCTCTCAACTCGCCATCCAAGAGAATGCCAATGCATTGGCACGCTATGCCAGCATCTGCCAACAG CATGGCTTGGTGCCCATTGTGGAGCCAGAAGTCTTGCCTGATGGAGACCATGATCTGCAGCGCTGCCAGTATGTCACAGAAAAG GTTCTGGCTGCTGTCTACAAGGCCTTGAATGATCATCATGTGTACTTGGAAGGGACACTGCTGAAACCCAACATGGTGATGGCTGGGCATTCCTGCCCCAAGAAGTACACCCCTCAGGATGTAGCCGTAGCAACTGTCACTACTCTTCTCCGCACCgttcctgctgctgttcctg GCATCTGCTTCTTGTCTGGAGGTCAGAGTGAGGAGGAGGCTTCTGTCAACCTGAACGCCATGAACCAGTTACCTCTGCCTAAGCCTTGGAAACTGACCTTCTCGTATGGCAGAGCCCTGCAAgcctctgccctggcagcatGGGTGGGCAAAAGTGAAAACAAGAAGGCTGCACAGGAGGCCTTCCGCAAGCGGGCACAG atTAACAGTTTGGCTTGCAAAGGACAGTATGTCACATCTGGGAAGACTGACACAGCTGCCACCCAGTCCCTTTTCACTGCTAGCTACACCTACTGA